The Synechococcus sp. UW69 DNA segment CGGTTGAGGTCAGAAGGGTGCCGTCTGCTGCCATCCAGACTGCCGAGTGGGGCGTTCCAAGCACCTGGTGCTGGAGAGGCTGGCCCTGCCACTGGCGCGTCAGCGGCCCTGAAGCGGGACCAGCTCTGCTGCTGTTGCACGGCTTCGGCGCCGCCAGCGGACACTGGCGCCACTTTGCGCCGCGCTTGGCTGATCATGGCTGGCGGGTCTACAGCCTGGATCTGCTGGGTTTCGGCCAGTCCGCCCAGCCAGCGCGGCCAATGGACAACCGGCTCTGGGCGCAGCAGGTCTGCGCGTTCCTCGATCAAGTGGTTCAAGGACCAGCGGTGGTGATCGGCAACTCCTTGGGGGGCCTGACTGCGCTCACCGCAGCGGTGCTGCGGCCCGACAGGGTGCAGGCGGTAGTTGCAGCTCCGCTACCGGACCCCGCCCTGATCCAACCGCTACCGAAACGTCGCTCGCCCTGGCGACGGCGCTGGCAGCGGCGCCTGCTTTGGCTGGTTCTGCACCTTCTGCCTCTTGAGCTTGTGGTGCCCTTGATCGCGCGCACAGGTTTGCTCAAAGCCGGGCTACAGGGGGCCTACTGGAGTTCGATCCAATCCGATCAAGAACTGCTTCAGCTGGTTGCCCGTCCTGCCCGAAGGCCCACGGCCGCTCAGGCCCTCCGGGGCATGAGCCTGGGCATGTCGAAGCGCCCCAGAGGAGCCACTGCCCCCGCACTGCTCGAGCAGCTCCAATCCCCCATGCTTCTGATCTGGGGAC contains these protein-coding regions:
- a CDS encoding alpha/beta fold hydrolase gives rise to the protein MPSAAIQTAEWGVPSTWCWRGWPCHWRVSGPEAGPALLLLHGFGAASGHWRHFAPRLADHGWRVYSLDLLGFGQSAQPARPMDNRLWAQQVCAFLDQVVQGPAVVIGNSLGGLTALTAAVLRPDRVQAVVAAPLPDPALIQPLPKRRSPWRRRWQRRLLWLVLHLLPLELVVPLIARTGLLKAGLQGAYWSSIQSDQELLQLVARPARRPTAAQALRGMSLGMSKRPRGATAPALLEQLQSPMLLIWGRQDRFVPLAIGESLAATHPQLVLRVLDRCGHCPHDEAPDRFLSVLLPWLDRNLGGPDRQGTTSGDETHPLGGG